ggcctgtactgtatcttaaCCTTATcttaagtttacaagagagacttgcagtcactctgagagtcttGGCATCCAGTTGTCGGCGAACTCGTTCTggcctcctgtttccgctttgtcgcgcgcTGAAAACAAATAGAGTGGTGCGCGCCCTCTGCTCGTGCACTCAAAATCCTGGCGTGCCAGCAAGATCTACggcattttgacgtcacattggcgcgCGCAAGCTTGGATGGctactgtaaaacggcctttagcGATGTtaacactgtggacattaaagTAGACCCAAACTAGTTTTTGGGTGTTGGGCGTGTTTTAGTCTTAAACTTTGAACCTCTCACTCTGTGTTTttacttcatcaaagttaattggaacagTTTGGTTGCCTAAAAATGTCTCGTTCAGCcgcgtcatcctccccagctcgtCATTTCCGATTGCAAAATACCAAGATGGCAACGCCCGTGTTGCCAAACTCAAGGCTTCAAAACTGCGAGAACCAATCTAAACATCAAATTATTGGTCATTGGTAAGGGACTAGGTTCTCTACTAATAATTTTATATACATAAATGTGGTTTTACTGATGCAAATATGTTAGAAACGCTGCATCTGCAAGTTCATTCCAAATTGTATCTGGTGCACCCTTCATTAATCGGTGCACTGATTACAGGCGCAACAATTCATGGGTCAGGGTCGAGGTATCGAGATGAGCGCATCGCTAACCAGTAGGGGTGTAAATCCTGTTTTATTACGGTACGTTATTATATTGATTCTTTGGATAACGATACAGTTtactgatatcacaaagtctgccacgATGCAATGTCGCTTCGATTGAATCCAGGGGTCTGCGACTGACACGAGACGATACCGTAAAACCCATTTAACACAGTtacatttacatatatttacaaaaggcaactaaaatatgatttgacaatttCATCATTCGTTGAGGATTGAATTGATATATCGATCCAGATCAATTTATGGTTACACCCCTACTAACCAGTTCAAAAACATGGAGAATAGGACTAAGGAGACTCTTTCTGTCAGTGCTGTGAGGTTTGCCGTGGAGGATCTTCTGCTCCGATTTTGTGATAAATCAACTCCTCTCATCCTTATTTCTGTCCCCCTCTCCTTAGGGACGTCATCAAGAGAATAGACCAGTCAGAGTTCGAGGGATTTGAATACATCAACCCCCTGCTGCTATCCACTGAGGAGTCTGTATGAAGGGGAGACCAGCTTCCTCCTTTCGCCCACCTACTGTCTGTCCAAGCTGCCGTCTCAGCCAAAAAAACACTCGCAGGCCAACTCTGAAAGGCGAAGAGGGGGAAGAGTAAAGGGAGGACCCACTCACCCTCTGGACCTTTTTCAACACAGCAAAGCAAACTGGAGAACGGGAACGTTTCCTACCTGGACCATTCAGATAGTTTTGTTGGAATACCAAACTCTTCTTTTCTTGGCATCAAGGAAAACAAAGACACTGGACTTCAAGAACATTCCCTGACGTTATGTTgccttcccttttcttttcttttcccccctCCTTCGGCTTCATTCTGTTCTCCTCTCTGAATGTCCATCCTCGTGTCAAAGCACGGTCGGCTTTGTGATTTGAACGGAGAGCGGTTTCATTCTGTGCCTGCCATCACAAACACATTTCAACCCGTCTCACATCCCTGGATAAATATGACAGTTCTGCTGAAGAACTTGAAATTTTAGatgcactttttttgttaatttttttttctatattgtGGCGGGGGGGGGCAAGCCTCACACAAAACAAGAATGTACAATGAGAAAGAAAACATAAGTTATTATTGTGTATTATAGTGTAGGTAGTGAATCCAGAATTGAAGATGCCTTTTTATTGATGCAAGTGGCACATTTTCATCGTaacaaacgtttttttgttaTCTTTTAGGATTTTCGCGAacaacggggggggggggcttactGGGAGACGAGTTTTTATTTAAGAAGTGCCTCAAAGATCGTATTAATTACCATGTCTCTGATTGCACTTATCTTTTATCGAAACATTTCTTCACCCATCCCTGGCTTCAGTCGTAAAGACCAACTGAATCCACGGCTAGACTCTTAACAGCGTTGGTCCAGaccattcatattttttgtgGAACCAATATTTTTGGAGCACGGTAGCCTGCCTCGGTCCTGACACTTGACtgaatcttttttattttgaatgaaTCAATTCAAATAATCAGTGTACAACAGATAATTTATGACTGGTCTGTAGATTCACAGGAGAAGCTTCCAAGCCAACATCCGATATGACTACAACTGGTGGCAGGTAGAGACTAAATGACCCCAGTGATCATTTAGAAATGTCACCGATGGGTGTCGTGCAGCAGGCAGCATCCATACAGTCCtgggtagggttgggcatcgtttagattttaacaattcttATTCCAagtccgattcttcctttcgattccggttcttatcgattccaattctttgaggggtggagttgaggCTAGTCCTAGTCCTACATATGTGTATAAAAGGTGTATACAGGCCACGGTATACTCGCTGCCAATTCCAGTCTGGCAGCTGTAGAAACACATTATATCAGGACTCGAGCTGAAACACAAAGCTGTGCATTGGCTTCAGCCTCCGCCGTGTGTACAGGCTTGCTGGCCGAGCTCAGATTCTTCTACACCAGCTGCCACTGCGTGACCATCTGCAGCCGGGCGAAAATATCATGTGACCGGTTGCGTGTGCTTTTGTGTGGAAATGTGTCTCCATTTCCATTTTTGGGCCCATCGTGTGTTTCCATCTCCGCACTACGGCTGGCTTTACACGGTGCAACTACAGCTCAGTGCAACTTCAATTCTTCCATTGTTTCTTTGCTTGTATTCAGTCAAAAATCATGTTAAAATGATATTCAAATGTATTGGTAAtatttagggctgtcaaaactAACACGTTAATCAAGAGTTAACGCAAATTCCTTGTAACGccactcatttttttttcttgcgaTTAACGTACACACGTTCTGTGTTTCCGCTCCGTcgtttgggaaatcaggaagctGCAGCAGTAACGTTGGGGACAGTGTGCCATCTTGGCGAATTTTTTCACTAGATTTAGCAACTTTTCAGACCCTCTTAGCGACTTATGTATGTTGTAATTCATCACCATCAGAGACGAGATCCGTAAACAGGActggatggctagcagaaacaaacctccttgagcagaaatggataaataaGAGTCTTTTAAATGGCAAAttgagtttcaaagcccttccagatggttctctccacaagactgaagttatttgcatgtactgttgatgtgaactgagttaccACCGGAGTACGTCCAGTCTCAAATATTACTTAAGCATTCAAAACTGGAAAAAATATCTCTTTTAAAGTTCATTTAGAACAGATGAAAAATGTGCCATTAATCGTGAGTAaactatggacaatcatgcgattaatccCGATTAAAATATGTAATCGAATGACAGCCCAATATAATACTGAATATAATATTGTTATTTCTAAAAGGAATAAAAGCAGGTGTTCAGAGATCCATCAGAAATGCTCCGGGCCGGTGACCGAAAGGAGTacagagagacaacgtaaactAATTTGCACTGGTGGCTGTAGGGTACAGACAGACTGCATTTTGTTAGCAGTGGTGTTGAAGAATAAAAATAGTGTCAAGAAACCAAAAGGTAGAAAATATAAAACTCGTTATTTTCTCTCTAAAGCACAGGTCGTGATGCAGCTAAGCCATTTCAGTCGTACGTTTCCTTTCATTATATTCTCTCGTCACACGGAGAGGAATACAACGCTTCTCTAAAAAGGCGTTCCACATAGTCCTCAAACGATATAACTGAGTAATCCGACAGACATGTTATGTATCGATTATGATAATTGGAAATAACAACCCTAGTTCTGTCACCTCCCAGACATGTTTCATCCTGAACCATAAATGTGTGACCCATTCGACTAAATACTTCCTCTAACTTGAGTCAAGTGGACAGCTTTCACCATAGTTGTGACAGGTTACCACGCTGGAGGCCAATCCAAACCCCAACCGAGAGTTTAACTGTTGACTCGTGTCTGCCTCTCCGGACcgggcctggcttttaaaaacagCTGTCACGCTGCGCCACATGTACTGAACAAACCAGGCGAATGGAAAAAGCGCcaggaaaaactgtaataacacTCCCTGCCAATTTATACTCTCCACATCTGCCTGGCTGCACGACTTAATTTCATACCGGTCCACGTCCGGACCTATTGTACAGTCTAGGGATgccaatttagattttttttttatttttctgatcGATAGCCGACTCACGTTAACCGATCAtgagtctatatccacgacgttccactccattgccgccggaaattctgttggatgtcacttttttcgggccggatgtctgtcaccttcctctttctttgtgttggcgttctaaactccggtggatttctgaggactatggttagctgctcctcggatctctgcagggtaaatccagacagctagctagactatctgtccaatctgagttttctgttgcacgactaaaacaacttttgaacgtacacacgttccaccaaaacaagttccttcccgaggttattttgcagcggctccggtATTCGTCCGCGTTTACGCCCGCCGCCCAAGACGCattgtgatcggtttaaagaaatgttaacCGACAAGCAGTCAACAGAGTCCCAGTTCACCCAGCCGGGATGCTCGGCCGCGTTTCGTGAACAGTCCCAGACTTGTGCGGGTCGCGCAgccacatgcagccactttcctggaaCCGCTTGGGCGACCGAAAACAAGTCTGCAGCTGTCCGCGGGGCACATGTCCGCATCCACCTGCGAGGTTGTCCGCTGTGTGTCTGCCCGGTATACTCCGTGTGTGGGACGGCCGATTTAACCGGCCTGTCCTCGTCGATATATAGCCATCCAGCAGAGAGCCACGGActtagcagaaaaaaaaaagagcttaaaACACAAGTTATGTgaaatagattgtatagcctatttttcttttacaatgcaaaaaaaaaaaacgtttttaataGGCTAacgtgtttatttttgttttaatatcgTGTTTAActggtgaatgaatgaattcatgAATTGTTTATTTTCGTGTCTGGCGGCTTACACGGCCCATCCTTTATAGGGTTATTCAGAcccattttaaataaacactttCCTAGTGCTGACACCAAACTAAATATGTACATAAAGGGTACAAGTAGGGTACTAACAGTAAGTTTAAGATTTCAACATAAACCCCTTTTAGTGATACTGATAGTATTAATCTGTCAACGGTTACACGGGTTAATCAGTAACATCCCTACAGTCCAAAATGTAGGACCATGTGGACTGTACGTGCCAAGAAAGACAGCAGCGTAGTAGAACCAGAACCACGTGTGGATCTGCTGAGCGTCATTTGGACCGCTCTGCCTCCTTACAGCTGGAACACACCACACGTAGCGTAGCGTAGATACGAGCCTGATCTCTATATCTCcgatagaaagagacaggatgagAAAACTGTAGTAATTGtagcccctgtgtgtgtgtgtgttgtgtgtgtgtgtgtgtgtgtgtgtgtgtgtgtgtgtgtgtgtgtgtctctctctgtccgtctgtcggtctttctctctgtgtgcctgatCGCATGAagttattttgaaatgtgtttattttggtaaagtatccggctgcactgtggtcttcctgtatgtgGTTACCTGCCTGGGCATATGCTCGCGTATCGCGCAATAAATAGAGGAGACGGCTGAACTATCACTGCAGCGCACGGGCCTACGCAGACGCGACATTACAAATCACACTATGGCCACACCGAGACCCACCCTTCCATGGCAtttatcagtccttccagaaaaatgcgtttTTTGCGtgaggttttttttgtgattgttgcgggcaaaaatccttgattttgcggcacgttttcttaaaaaatgcgatggaatatgcgggatatttatgcaattttatgcgatgaagtTGTGGGAACTTgaaaaaactgcggtttgatgaaaaagagaaaaaaagtgattcccccaacaccctgctttttgatgatgttcacgttgcgtaattacgtcacttcataacgttcccatggcaacaggggaaaatggctgctcttgtctgaagtaaatgcaacatttttcaactttctgctaaggcatatgtgacttttttgcaacgaaaatgcggggattatgaaatcatgcaagacccgcatattttgcgcggaaatcggcaatttatgcggcaaaagtgcggcTATTTGAAGAAATGTGGCCctcgcataaatatgcggactttggccgattatgcattgaattatgcgatcgcatttttctggagggactgatttattggccaggcgtccatgcttacgcaaggtaacgtaagcccatttgtacaggtcctatcccctgaccaatcagctatcctaacctttgccgctcgaggtcaaatgcctaaccccaaccaatcaagctgcttcgtagggcgggtcttggcgtggccatagtgggatttgtaatttcGCCGCCCGGTGTAGCTGGTCAGATTGGATAACGTGCgcggaaataaaaaagaaaatagctgCGCTACGCGGCACTAACACGTGCGGTGTGTTCCAGCTGTTAGGGTCAGCTACAGGGCTGGTTAACAAAGCTCCGAGCTTTCTGAGTACCGACTGAAATATATCCCTAACTTTGACTATTGAAAAGTGTCAAATATCAAAAGTTGGCATCAAATGCTCAATCCGGTTCTTAGTCTCGTTTGTTTGAATGATTTCGTCACACACGTCTTGATCTAAATCAGGAAACGTTTCTAACTCCAGACTGTtttattcagactttttttttttttacaaagtttttttataatttaacaCTGATGCATTGAGCACTtttgtaaaatgaaaacaagagtTGAAGCATTGTTTTTacttctcctccccctccccaaaCTAAAGTATTGACAAGAAGTACTGTTTTGGTATTTGCACTGAATCTTGAGTTTTCGTGTTTGCATTAACTTATGACTATTTCAGTTAATACTTGTCCCGATCAAGAGGTGCTGTGGATGGCTTTGTAACCTGCAGCTGACCACACCACAGTTGCCCGGTGTAAAGCCAAGCCGACACATGTCGGTCAGCTCTCTAACATCACATCATCCATCAAATCCTATTTCTCATCCCCCGCCCCAGCTGCTGGTGCAGAGTTTGCACAAGCCAggaagttttagtttttttgtatacagtgaGGTTTTAGGCTGTTTTAAGTTCAGTCATGTAATGCCACCTTTATACACAGCAGGCTAACCTATTGGTAACCAAATTCAGGAGCCATGTTGTGTTAAAAGGCTGGGATCTAATCAAACACATGCACTACACATCTGAATATCAACTACAAAGCACAGattaaagtagggctgggcgatatggagaaagtcaaattttttaatatttttgaccaaataacatcgatattgcggcgatattgtcgggttgactattggtgctttcacgaAACAAAAGTataacgcagcctttaaaaccaggaaaagacaacacatccTATTAAGACTTTATGATATTACAGTATCCAAAATTGAGGACGATATccagcctcatatatcgatataatatcaatatattgcccagccctggATTAAAGTTGCAGACAGACAAAGCCATAGATATAAAACCATTTAAGTTTTAGATCTATGGTAAGACCTCGCCTCTGAAGTAGAAGCGTGGCGTTCATCTCTACGTCGGTGCGCTTCCGAGGAGAAAGAAGAGCTCTCGATTGGCTGAGGTTTAGCTAATGAAATCTGAGCCGTGCTAATTTGATAAGCACATAATAGGATTAATTAGCTGATCCTGAGTCAGATGGTCTCAATGAGCTACAGGGGCCTTTTTCCAGGCAGGGGAGAAATCgatagagagaggagagatagTGAAACCGTTCCACAGTCGCTGATTAGTCCgccacgacacacacacacacacacacacacacacacacacttcaagaAGCTAGAAATCCCTTCAACATTGGAGGAAGCTTCCTCCTCCAACCCCCCCCCCGAactccatgttatttttttaagtttttattaacGCTGTGTTCCGTTGATCTATTTGCCCACCAGGTGATACACGAGgggccattgttgttttttctcgaGGGACCAACGGATGAACTGAAGAGTCCATGAAACCACTTTACCCGAACAGCgaacaaaaagaaagagaatcTTTAACTGAACATAAATGAACTCGGTCCATGATTTTTGGTTCGAAAATAACTGCTGGTTGGATATGCTTCATTTTTGCTTCACCGCATCTTTGTAAATATGTGTAATTATTAAAAATGATACTGGTTTTCCGTGAACTGggtgcttccttttttttttgcagatgacGGCAGAAAAATCTTTGCAGATGCTAcagttttgcatgtgtgtgtgtgtgtgtgtgtgtgtgtgtgtgtgtgtgtgtgtgtgtgtgtgtgtgtgtgtgtgtgtgtgtgtgtgtgtgtgtgtgtgtgtgtttttagttaGCCTCACACATCCCCACATCCCCTGATCACTTCGTACACTCATACTTGGAGACTAGTAAGTGCATTAACcaatattcatattttaacACCATTTCCTGTGTTGATTTGAAAACGGACTCCGGGATAACAAACTTGAACTGTTCACTAGAAATGAATATTTAAACCGTGTGCAGTGGAGTGTTTACTCAGTGAATGAAGAGAGGAGAGTGCAGGTCCATCAGCGGTCCCTTGTGCGAGATAACTCCGCTGTACGGATCTCGCAGCATTTGGAGGAAGTCAATTAGACAGAAATGTATCATTTTAAAtacgacagaaactacgcactatagctttaacacgATGTATCTTGTTTTATTAATCATCTTaacacatgtttaaaaaaaactaaaaactggtTTTAGGGGGAGTTACTCTCTGGAACTATGACTTGAAGAACAACAGTGTAATCCATCCACCCAGTACTGCAGCTGTGCAGGGTCTCTGGCTATAGTGCAGCCAGATGTGGCCTGGTGAGACACACTTCGGGAAGCTGCCCACAGTCGCTGCACCCAGCTGCTCTTCGCAGAGAAATAGTTCCagcacaaacacccccccccccccaccctaaACCCACAGATCACACTCCAAATACAACATGATCATCATGACATCATTTTAGCTTTAAATCGATCATTCATTTCAACAGAAATGTAGGGCTGAGCAACATATGGATATTATATACACATCGATAcgtgaggctagatatcgtcattgcctttacccacttagtcagtgtatccacattattggcgATTATTTGTCCAAACTCTCATTGTTTTAATATTTAGTCAACCCgacaatatcgacatcgatgtatttggtcaaaaatattgtgatattagattttttttttttttttgtccatatcgcccagctctacagAAATGTAAACGGTCGGATATATTTCTGTGAAAAAGCAGCTTTGTGAAAAGGAGGATGTGGCCCGGTTccatttgggtctctctctcgaTGTCTCTGATGAGGCCAGGCTGGATTGTCATTTCAGTTTAGCGGGTCGTCTTGACCAGCTGGAAACAAAGGCATCGGAGGCCAAGTGCACACGCTCAAGTGGAGCCAAATTATGGATCGAGTGTCTAAAGAGGATAACCTGACATCATGACAGCAGGGAGTCATCACAGTCATTGTGACCAGAGCTTCCAAAGTGCACCTGCTAAAAAACTAACCCTCTTTCATAACGCagaaaaaggttgtttttttttctccaaagagGTTATCatcctggttctggttctctCCCCTTGAGGTATGACCCAGAGTAGTCTATATCAATGATGTTTAATTTCTGGGATTGTTCTGCCGGATGTCCtctcattttcggccggatgtccgtcaccttcctcttcctctgtgttggcgttctaacctccggtggatttgtgaggactatggttaactgctcctcagatctctgcagggtaaatccagacagctatctGTCCattcagagttttctgttgcatgactaaggctacatttacattgttacattttggtttttgcgtgagagttttgagccaaaagcaaACTCCGTGTAAGTGTTTTTTACTTAGAACTTATctccgtttaaactaacacgcccaaaccaaaatatctcatcaacattctcgtaTAGTGGGCATGCGCATGCCGgggtaaacaggaggcagcgtgtATACGCAGCccgttgctggtagttgccacgGTAACGTCAGTAGTTCAGTCTCCCAGAACGAGACAGTCGTGACAGATGAGACTCAATCAGGCGGCGAAACGTTGGCGTCAGCGACGgtgtttccaaaggtctccgtttgcggccgttgagactgcaacacggCCCCGCGGAcaccaaaccaaaacggggtcaGAGGTGTAAACGTAGAAAAAGATTTTGTTAGCAAATGTAAACGTAGCCTAAAACAACTCTTGAACGTGCACACGTTtctccaaaacaagttccttcccgaggcgcCGTACCTGCGTCCGGTGCGCTCGGCGCTGCCCGTGCAATTGTCATTGGTTTAAAAGATAAACCAGgagccagtttttttttctcctatccaggaatgttgtgtggatggaccttcctccgcagcgctgtggaggaaggtctggcaatgcgagactacgcCCAGCGTGTCCAGCAGCCTCTCTGTCGGTGCACAGCCCGGGTAAGCTGCCAGTGAAAGCTGAGCGTTCTGTGTGCGAGCTGCTCTCTGGGAGTTTCCTTCATACGATACAAtcctggagtgtgtgtgtgtgtgtgtgtgtgtgtgtgtgtgtgtgtgtgcgtgtgtgtgtgcgcgtggcTGCTTCACCTGGACAGCAGCCAGCCAGCGTCCCGTCGGCCTCACCAGGTCATGTCCACGTTCACCTCGGACAGACACTGGGCCAGGTGGCCGTCACAGTCCATCTGGGTGAACCTGGAGAGACGGGAGCAAGGAGATATACTGTCGGTACggacagagaacacacacacacacacacacacacacacactttcacacagagTAAAAACAAATTCAGTATTTCGGTGCAAATACCCAAACTGATCATGTGAGTTCAGCCCTGAAGCGTGTCTCAATTCAGATCCTTTCGTGTGGACTAGGAGCGTCACGATATTGATTTCAAATCCGACTACAGTAGAGTGGCACTTATTGGAAAAAAACGTCGATGTAATATTGACATTTGTATAGTTTGGTGTttgctagggctgcacaattaatctcAATTGTatcaaaatcacaatatggactagtgcaatatccaaattgcgagcgcaatatttgttaatggcaaaatatgtgtctaaCCGTTCTGAATGCAGTACTgaggtgctgcagagacgtcccagcCTACCAATCCTATCCTAcacactaaagaaaaaaatctttcttcATCTTTGTCATCGCAAtgtcaactggcgcaataacaacatcgcgaaaggctgcgacatatcgcaaaAAAATATCAGTAGAGAACTGCCCCAAAATGTAAGTATCATTCTTTATTCAGTGGCAATTCAACGTTCAATTTGTTATTGTCGTCATACGGTGCAGCCCTGTTTCTAATGATATATATTACGCCTAGGTTTTAACTAATTTAACttgatagaaaaaaagaaacccaaTCTCTTACCCAACAGGGAAGTCCAGCAGGCACATGGGGCAGCTTTGAAGCCCCGcccctcctgctgctcctccatctcctccgaCACGACTCtgcccctcctcttcctctctatcCTCCCCCTTCCTCTGCAGAGGAACTCGGCCGTCAGACACTTTCGCCTGGCCCGTGAGAAGCGGTCCGGTCTCCCGTCCTCTCCTCCCCTCGCCCCCCCCCGCCCTCGAGGGTCCGGCTGACGACGGCGGCCCCTCCCAGCCGTGGAGGGACGGCCGCGGCCTTTGGCTGCCGCGAGACGACAGCTGTCTGTCCGCCGGGTCCGGGACGGGCTGCGTCTGCACCGAGAGCTCCCGCGGGGAGGGGCTGGGACTGGAGCGAGTCCTCGGAGAGGGTGGAGAGGGTTCGGGGAAGGGAGCGACGTCTTCGCTGAGGTCACACCACCGCTGTTCACCGGACCTCAGCGCTGTGGGTCTCTGCAGCGACgcgggggggaggggagggggggagggacagATGCAAGACTCAACGCCAGCAGCATCGGAATTGAAAGGAAAAGGGTTTACATCTTAGGACAGATGGCTAGAGTTGCACTGTGGTGTCGTGTTTTGGAGAGGGCTGGTTGTAAGCACTACATTCATGAGCTCTGTAGTCACAAAGTCAAATCCATAACCGGACGTTAATGTTGTGAGAACGATAATGCcactttcttattttattttttttttcattgacaaGTTTGGTGTGTGTCACCAACAACTGCAGCATCACGcaccaaaaatgtaattttgacctaaaaaaacaaataatgttCTGGTCATGTTAAGACAACTTTAGAGGGAGTGTGGCCCGCACCAAAAAATAAAGGCCGGATAAAAAAGATtgaaggtatatatatatatatatatatatattgtggtgactatatatatatagtcaccACAATACTTCTGTCATGatatgatattattgcgattttaaacatattgcaatattttgagatatattgcaatttattacaatataataatagatccattcttggcgtctgtgtatcgaatAACGATATTTTTCCACACCcctaatacatacagtataataacATATATACAAACGTAGCTAAAAGTAAGGAATATGCAACTGAAATACTTAAAAGTTGGCtaatagctaaaagtaatggctaTATGTCCAACAAATGCAAACTTGACCAAACTAACATTGACAGTTCAATTGTATGAAAGAAATACTGTagcaattttgtaaaatgtgtgATAAAAATTATTGTGAGTAGTGTTAAATAAACCCTgtatgtctttaaaaaaaaaaaaaggtttggaaCCGCTCATCTACAAGATGCAACGTACGCATCAACGTAAAGCGCTCACTGCTCCAAGACTTTGTCTACACAGATTT
This genomic interval from Perca fluviatilis chromosome 5, GENO_Pfluv_1.0, whole genome shotgun sequence contains the following:
- the si:ch73-70k4.1 gene encoding Fanconi anemia core complex-associated protein 20; protein product: MAETYSKSKLKRNKPSVKDVQPGTGSRGTLKRSPTETAEAGRAAWWTSEPLPAVESLWALCALPCLENRHRDLVPDLPHPSTARPTALRSGEQRWCDLSEDVAPFPEPSPPSPRTRSSPSPSPRELSVQTQPVPDPADRQLSSRGSQRPRPSLHGWEGPPSSAGPSRAGGGEGRRGRETGPLLTGQAKVSDGRVPLQRKGEDREEEEGQSRVGGDGGAAGGAGLQSCPMCLLDFPVGFTQMDCDGHLAQCLSEVNVDMTW